In Cryptomeria japonica chromosome 10, Sugi_1.0, whole genome shotgun sequence, a genomic segment contains:
- the LOC131039384 gene encoding uncharacterized protein LOC131039384: MTSHPIPRILDLMELIPAFEDDGRHRWRRRGGRGVVVGGRGRGDGGGGDGGGGDRGFGRGGGGEGGGGGRFGGGGGFGDGGGGGGWLYRRGRDEKPLQLS, from the coding sequence ATGACTTCCCATCCTATTCCCCGTATATTGGATCTGATGGAGCTGattccagcttttgaggatgatgGGAGAcatagatggaggaggagaggagggcgAGGAGTTGTAGTAGGTGGACGAggtagaggtgatggaggaggaggtgatgggggAGGTGGTGATAGAGGTTttggaagaggaggaggaggagaaggggGTGGTGGTGGTAGATTTGGAGGTGGGGGTGGAtttggagatggaggtggtggaggaggatggttATATCGAAGAGGGAGAGATGAGAAGCCATTGCAACTATCATAG